The following proteins are co-located in the Maridesulfovibrio sp. genome:
- a CDS encoding two-component regulator propeller domain-containing protein, translating to MSLSNRFATIFNGTLIFFLISIIPSFAFQEELRFDRLSLSEGLSQSSILCMLQDSRGFLWFGTYDGLNRYDGRNIKIYKSGTESGMLSDGNIRALYEDKSGVLWIGTKGGGLNRYDRLTDSFKNYQPIAENQNSLSGTNVSAIFEDSKNRLWIGTHSGVNIFNRNTETFTRLQQSEQPGSLSHNEVRSIYEDLHGHIWIGTAIGLNRFDDEQKKFKIYKKIPKDKNSLSDNTVLCFYQQKENELWVGTKKGISILDPRQGEFKTLFRSLEINDIYQDLSGNLWIGTLEGLGKRDPATASAAPEEMKFDFFKNNQLDHQSLSSNKVTKILEDNSGVIWVGTYTDGLSKLTPKMQAFGILSRQPWKTDTLAGLEVSAILEDREGLIWIGTYKNGLNTYDPQTGEIKSYSTKSASPWKLSGNRINCIFQDSSGLIWVGTRKSGVFVINKEEGVVKKYKWKKKNSNSLSQNNIWWIYEGSMGYIWIGTSKKGLNRLDRKTGEFTRYDHSDSDPTSLGHNRVRNIFEDSNDNLWVCTNAGLDLMDRKTGTFQHFQHDPGNPQSISNNRVTPVAEAADGSLWLGTDSGLNRFDPQSGLFTRYTDANGLANDGIQGLCIDDNGHIWVSTFKGISRLDPISGKVWNFGPSDGLQGIEFWINSYNKGQSGKIYFGGLKGMNMFDPRNIKINRTPPPLVITDLTIMGAPADLETNITESDKVTLSWKDAMFSFHFAALDYQNPKLNKYQYKLEGFNDEWIDSPDATATFTNFAQGNYVFRVRGSNSDGIWNDNGASLKLNIIPPFWKTLWFKGVLVILAITALILIVRQRTRTVEKQKEILAQEVENRTADLNQEIEEHKKTEKRLEQAILKTEEANEAKSAFLASMSHEIRTPLNSILGVADLLKNTNLSDEQGEYVNIFESSGEILLTIINDILDFSKIEANHVKLENIPVDLLQETESLMQLQATAASSRHVELVMRYKPDVPEIVLGDSTRIRQILLNILANAVKFTSSGEVSIVVSRSPESSSPDNITFTISDTGIGIAPEKLESIFEPFSQADSSTTRRYGGSGLGLSISRKLAELMGGTICASSTPGKGSTFMVTLPLPRAPQASTAAEPDLEYSEILVAVRNPETLASICETLNYFKGTATPCSTVESLKILLSSLLDSKYKLLIYDLSLKDAGELNLLRSLQEDGIKLPPVLMLQQGACFDKTYLEKGIEGRGQPLPTSRRLLLHNTMELLQLSCKEEQNSAFPKSHKLPPIKILLTEDNIPNRDLIRHFLKDTDTTLAMAADGAQGLKLATNDNFDIILLDMEMPIMDGPEFLVKFRNFEKENNLPATGVIALTAHVSAEYREKCISAGADEFLSKPIKRDTLLQTILNIHNKTR from the coding sequence ATGTCATTGAGCAACAGATTTGCGACCATTTTCAACGGAACACTTATATTCTTCCTGATTTCTATAATACCGTCATTCGCTTTTCAGGAAGAATTAAGATTTGACCGCCTTTCATTAAGCGAAGGGCTTTCGCAATCGTCCATTCTGTGCATGTTGCAGGATTCACGAGGTTTCCTGTGGTTTGGAACCTACGACGGATTAAACCGCTATGACGGCAGAAATATCAAAATATATAAAAGCGGGACAGAGAGCGGAATGCTTTCCGATGGCAACATTCGGGCACTCTACGAAGATAAATCCGGGGTTTTATGGATTGGAACAAAAGGCGGCGGATTGAACCGCTACGACCGCCTGACTGACAGCTTCAAGAATTACCAGCCCATAGCTGAAAACCAGAATTCCCTTTCCGGTACAAATGTAAGCGCAATATTCGAGGACTCAAAAAATCGCCTATGGATCGGAACCCATTCGGGAGTAAACATCTTTAACCGCAACACAGAAACGTTTACCCGTTTACAGCAGTCAGAACAGCCCGGAAGCCTCAGCCATAATGAAGTCAGGTCCATCTATGAGGATCTTCATGGCCACATATGGATAGGTACAGCCATCGGATTAAACCGCTTCGATGATGAACAGAAAAAATTCAAAATCTACAAAAAAATACCAAAAGATAAAAACAGTCTGAGTGACAACACTGTACTATGCTTTTACCAACAAAAGGAAAATGAGCTGTGGGTAGGCACCAAAAAAGGAATATCTATCCTTGATCCCCGTCAAGGAGAATTCAAAACGCTATTTCGCTCTCTTGAAATAAACGATATATATCAAGACCTTTCAGGCAACCTCTGGATCGGAACTCTTGAAGGGTTGGGAAAAAGAGATCCGGCAACCGCATCAGCGGCCCCGGAAGAAATGAAATTTGATTTCTTCAAAAATAACCAGCTTGACCATCAGAGCTTGAGCAGCAACAAGGTAACCAAGATACTTGAAGACAACTCCGGGGTTATCTGGGTCGGGACCTATACTGACGGACTGAGCAAACTCACACCCAAAATGCAGGCTTTCGGTATCCTGAGCCGCCAGCCGTGGAAAACAGACACTCTCGCCGGTCTTGAAGTCAGCGCAATACTGGAGGACAGGGAAGGACTAATCTGGATCGGAACCTATAAAAACGGTCTCAATACATACGATCCTCAAACCGGTGAAATCAAATCCTACAGTACTAAATCAGCATCACCCTGGAAGCTTTCCGGCAACAGGATTAACTGTATTTTCCAAGACAGCTCCGGACTTATCTGGGTCGGGACCCGCAAAAGCGGTGTCTTCGTGATTAATAAGGAAGAAGGAGTAGTAAAGAAATACAAGTGGAAAAAGAAAAACAGCAACTCCCTGAGCCAGAACAATATCTGGTGGATATATGAAGGCAGCATGGGCTACATCTGGATCGGGACCAGCAAGAAAGGGCTCAACCGTCTTGACCGCAAAACCGGAGAGTTCACACGCTATGACCATTCCGACTCCGACCCGACCAGCCTGGGACACAATAGAGTCCGAAATATCTTCGAGGACAGCAACGATAACTTATGGGTCTGTACAAATGCCGGGCTAGACCTCATGGACCGCAAAACAGGCACCTTCCAACATTTTCAACATGATCCGGGCAACCCGCAATCAATATCCAACAACCGGGTCACCCCTGTTGCAGAGGCTGCCGACGGTTCTCTCTGGCTGGGCACTGATTCCGGCCTGAACAGATTCGATCCCCAAAGCGGTCTCTTCACCCGCTATACCGATGCAAACGGGCTTGCTAACGACGGAATTCAGGGCCTCTGCATTGACGACAACGGACATATCTGGGTCTCGACCTTTAAAGGAATATCACGCCTTGATCCGATCAGCGGCAAAGTCTGGAACTTCGGACCATCAGACGGACTGCAGGGCATTGAATTCTGGATTAATTCCTACAATAAAGGGCAAAGCGGCAAAATATATTTCGGCGGATTGAAGGGCATGAATATGTTCGATCCCCGCAATATTAAAATCAACAGGACTCCCCCACCGCTGGTCATTACCGACCTGACAATTATGGGAGCTCCGGCAGATCTGGAAACGAACATAACCGAATCCGATAAGGTAACCCTGTCATGGAAAGACGCCATGTTCAGCTTCCATTTCGCAGCCCTTGACTATCAAAACCCAAAACTGAACAAGTACCAATATAAGCTCGAAGGCTTCAATGATGAGTGGATAGACTCCCCTGACGCCACAGCCACATTCACCAACTTTGCTCAAGGCAACTATGTATTCAGAGTCCGTGGTTCAAATAGCGACGGTATCTGGAATGATAACGGAGCCAGCTTAAAACTGAATATTATCCCTCCGTTCTGGAAGACATTGTGGTTCAAAGGCGTTTTGGTAATTTTGGCCATAACGGCACTCATCCTCATCGTACGCCAACGGACGCGGACAGTTGAAAAACAAAAAGAAATACTTGCGCAGGAAGTGGAAAACAGAACTGCTGACCTTAATCAGGAAATTGAAGAGCATAAAAAAACTGAAAAAAGGCTCGAACAGGCCATTCTAAAAACAGAGGAAGCCAACGAAGCCAAAAGCGCTTTCCTTGCGAGTATGAGTCACGAGATACGAACCCCTCTTAACTCCATTCTGGGGGTTGCCGATCTGCTTAAAAACACCAACCTTTCCGATGAGCAAGGCGAATACGTTAATATCTTCGAATCGTCAGGAGAAATTCTGCTGACAATCATCAACGATATTCTTGATTTTTCAAAAATTGAAGCAAATCACGTTAAGCTGGAAAATATCCCTGTTGACCTGCTGCAAGAGACGGAATCACTCATGCAGCTTCAGGCCACGGCAGCGTCTTCGCGCCATGTTGAACTGGTCATGCGCTACAAACCGGACGTACCGGAGATAGTCCTTGGAGATTCAACCCGGATACGCCAGATATTGCTCAACATCCTTGCCAACGCGGTTAAATTCACCAGCAGCGGCGAAGTGTCCATTGTTGTTTCCCGGTCACCGGAAAGCAGCTCCCCGGACAACATAACCTTCACTATTTCTGATACCGGAATAGGGATTGCCCCGGAAAAACTGGAATCCATCTTTGAACCTTTTTCACAGGCGGATTCCTCTACAACCCGCAGGTATGGAGGTTCCGGACTGGGACTATCAATCAGCCGTAAACTGGCCGAGCTCATGGGTGGCACCATTTGCGCCAGCAGTACTCCCGGTAAGGGCAGCACCTTCATGGTAACCCTGCCCCTGCCCCGTGCACCGCAAGCCTCAACGGCTGCGGAACCTGACCTTGAATATTCGGAAATTCTGGTTGCGGTCCGCAACCCGGAAACCCTTGCTTCAATCTGCGAGACCCTGAATTATTTCAAAGGGACAGCTACTCCGTGTTCTACTGTTGAAAGCCTGAAAATACTGCTTTCATCACTGCTGGACAGTAAATACAAACTGCTGATCTACGACCTTTCTTTGAAGGATGCCGGAGAACTGAACCTGCTCCGCTCATTACAGGAAGACGGAATAAAGCTACCGCCGGTGCTCATGCTCCAGCAGGGGGCCTGCTTTGACAAAACATACCTTGAAAAAGGCATCGAAGGACGCGGGCAGCCGCTTCCCACTTCCCGCAGACTGCTTTTGCATAACACCATGGAACTGCTGCAACTTTCCTGCAAGGAGGAACAGAATTCAGCTTTCCCCAAATCGCACAAGCTGCCGCCTATCAAGATATTGCTTACTGAGGATAATATCCCCAACCGTGACCTGATCCGCCATTTTCTCAAGGATACAGATACAACACTGGCCATGGCGGCAGACGGAGCGCAGGGTCTTAAGCTGGCAACCAATGATAATTTTGATATAATCCTGTTGGATATGGAAATGCCGATCATGGACGGCCCTGAATTTCTTGTTAAGTTCAGGAACTTTGAAAAGGAAAATAATCTGCCCGCAACCGGAGTAATAGCGCTTACCGCGCATGTTTCGGCTGAATACCGGGAGAAATGCATCTCTGCCGGGGCAGACGAATTTCTCTCCAAGCCCATCAAGAGAGATACTTTGTTGCAAACAATATTAAATATTCACAACAAGACCAGATAA
- the rocD gene encoding ornithine--oxo-acid transaminase, with the protein MKQSDYIELEDRFGAQNYKPLDVVIEKGEGVWVWDVDGNKYMDCLSAYSAVNQGHCHPRIKRAMQNQLDKLTLTSRAFRNDQLGPFYKELCTLTNSHKVLPMNSGAEAVETAIKAVRKWGYMVKGVPEDRAEIIVCADNFHGRTISIVGFSTDPVSRRGFGPFTPGFKVIPFGDHKALENAITPDTVGFLVEPIQGEAGVIIPPEGYLKKVREICTVNNINLILDEIQTGLGRTGKLLAEEHEGIEADITLIGKALSGGFYPVSAVLSNTEVLGVLKPGEHGSTFGGNPLACAVAREALKVLQEEDLISNAEKMGKIFIDGLKSINNSKIREVRGRGLLLAVEFKLDAGGARQYCEKLKENGLLCKETHDNIIRFAPPLVITAEQVNWALERIKPILST; encoded by the coding sequence ATGAAACAGTCCGACTACATTGAACTTGAAGACAGATTTGGCGCTCAGAACTACAAACCTCTCGATGTTGTAATAGAAAAAGGTGAAGGAGTCTGGGTCTGGGACGTAGACGGAAACAAGTATATGGACTGCCTCTCCGCATACTCCGCTGTTAATCAGGGTCATTGCCATCCGCGCATCAAAAGGGCCATGCAGAACCAGCTTGATAAATTAACCCTGACCTCAAGGGCTTTCCGAAACGACCAATTAGGACCTTTCTACAAAGAACTCTGCACCCTGACCAACTCCCACAAGGTGCTGCCCATGAACAGCGGTGCCGAAGCAGTGGAAACCGCCATCAAGGCTGTGCGGAAATGGGGTTACATGGTTAAAGGCGTCCCCGAAGACCGTGCCGAAATAATTGTCTGCGCTGACAACTTCCACGGCCGCACCATCTCCATTGTAGGTTTTTCCACCGACCCGGTTTCCCGCCGGGGATTCGGCCCTTTCACACCGGGATTCAAAGTTATTCCTTTCGGTGATCATAAAGCCTTAGAAAACGCGATAACCCCGGACACAGTGGGTTTCCTTGTTGAACCAATTCAGGGCGAAGCCGGCGTGATAATTCCACCCGAAGGCTACCTGAAAAAAGTACGGGAAATATGCACCGTAAATAACATCAACCTGATCCTCGACGAAATCCAGACCGGACTCGGCCGAACAGGCAAACTTCTTGCTGAAGAACATGAAGGAATCGAGGCTGACATTACCCTCATCGGCAAAGCCCTTTCCGGCGGCTTTTATCCGGTCTCGGCAGTACTTTCCAATACCGAGGTCCTAGGGGTACTCAAACCCGGTGAACACGGCTCTACTTTCGGCGGAAACCCTCTTGCGTGCGCCGTAGCTAGGGAAGCCCTGAAAGTACTTCAGGAAGAAGACCTGATCAGCAATGCTGAAAAAATGGGTAAAATATTTATCGATGGACTGAAATCCATCAACAACAGCAAAATAAGAGAAGTTCGCGGCCGGGGATTGCTGCTGGCCGTAGAATTTAAGCTTGATGCCGGCGGAGCAAGGCAGTACTGCGAAAAGCTTAAAGAAAATGGACTGCTTTGCAAGGAAACCCATGACAATATCATCAGGTTTGCACCGCCGCTGGTAATCACCGCTGAGCAGGTGAACTGGGCCCTTGAACGCATCAAGCCTATTCTTTCTACTTAA
- a CDS encoding HD domain-containing phosphohydrolase encodes MYKILFVDDDVAIHLLFSRISTERLHISCCSSGVDALEALKKDGPFHVIVSDYQMPEMDGVEFLTKAKDTSSSSVRILLSGNADLAMAIDAVNECGVFRILTKPCSLKVLKKSLRDALEFHRLSNVETHMTSKMTRGVIRMVSDIAAMHNPGLNSRTARILPLVKALSRKMGDPDPWSTEVAAVLSSIGFIFLPDRLLEMIETGDVFGSIDYSIYTQHTEYSAKILSKLPYFEDVCTKLSLQEAHYMDNGGDGGFSSDEIPIGARILKVVSDFDRLKSGGRGAGEALAMMNLRGKRYDPKVIKELGNLLGAEARYHVREVYPLGLAEGMELAEDVYGVVKGKKVKFLSKKQVLDSKIIDYIHRNAENIIDITKKISIRERNFI; translated from the coding sequence ATGTATAAAATTCTTTTTGTTGATGATGATGTAGCTATCCATTTGCTATTTTCAAGAATATCGACTGAAAGACTTCATATTTCCTGCTGTTCTTCCGGAGTTGATGCTCTGGAGGCCTTAAAAAAAGATGGCCCCTTCCATGTAATTGTTTCTGATTATCAGATGCCTGAAATGGATGGAGTGGAATTCTTGACCAAAGCGAAAGATACTTCCTCTTCGTCTGTGCGGATCCTTCTCAGCGGCAACGCTGATCTTGCGATGGCAATCGACGCGGTAAACGAGTGCGGGGTTTTCAGGATTCTTACAAAACCCTGTTCGCTTAAGGTATTGAAGAAGTCCTTGCGGGACGCTTTGGAGTTTCACCGCTTATCCAATGTTGAGACCCATATGACCAGTAAAATGACCCGCGGGGTCATTCGAATGGTCAGTGATATTGCTGCAATGCATAATCCTGGTCTGAACAGCAGGACTGCGCGTATCTTGCCGTTGGTGAAGGCTTTGAGCAGGAAAATGGGTGACCCTGATCCATGGAGCACTGAAGTTGCAGCTGTGTTGTCTTCTATCGGATTTATTTTTCTGCCTGATCGGCTACTGGAGATGATTGAGACGGGAGACGTTTTCGGGAGTATCGATTACAGTATCTACACCCAGCATACGGAGTATTCGGCTAAGATATTATCCAAGCTTCCTTATTTTGAGGATGTTTGTACAAAACTATCTTTGCAGGAAGCACACTATATGGATAATGGCGGTGATGGAGGATTTTCCAGTGATGAAATTCCGATCGGGGCAAGAATATTAAAGGTAGTTTCAGATTTTGACAGACTGAAGTCCGGAGGGCGGGGTGCGGGAGAAGCACTGGCCATGATGAATCTACGGGGGAAAAGATACGACCCCAAAGTAATCAAAGAGCTTGGGAATCTTTTGGGAGCCGAAGCGAGATATCATGTCCGTGAGGTTTACCCATTGGGACTGGCCGAAGGAATGGAATTAGCTGAAGATGTTTATGGGGTGGTGAAGGGTAAGAAAGTAAAGTTCTTATCAAAAAAACAGGTACTTGATTCTAAAATAATAGACTACATCCATAGGAACGCTGAAAATATAATAGATATAACAAAGAAGATTTCCATAAGGGAAAGGAATTTCATCTGA
- a CDS encoding HD-GYP domain-containing protein, whose translation MTRLKNGEHMVDVDRLRPGVHIKLVGVPWYRHPFLTSSFRIKDFEMIETLHSLGIEKVICIPDKSLVTPLKATKKKSALRPASSQLASAPDALFKEKKARMEKLKEKKESVVRAEHKYSLSVRQVEDLMSSITRGNMQFYEEANTFSKTLSRYFLSDSEALMHVLNLQTDKSDTMYYHSMNVTVLSLILGRTIELDEDEMRTLAIGGLFHDIGKAKIEKKILHKKGQLTKFEAEVLRKHPFYGVDILSGCEDYPPEAMEIVYAHHERCCGGGYPRGVERGEIGKLAKILAIADFYDCLINKHDPASSLTPYQALSYMFSKRATYFEPDYLSAFIQCMGIYPPGTVVVLNDEMVGMVISVNLSKPLLPSIVIYDPEIPKKEALILDLEEEPEYSITNSINPVKLAPEVFDYLSPRSRMIYFVDPEFSPRKKK comes from the coding sequence ATGACAAGGCTTAAAAATGGTGAACATATGGTCGATGTGGATCGGTTGAGGCCCGGAGTTCATATCAAACTCGTGGGTGTGCCGTGGTATCGACATCCATTTTTGACCAGCAGTTTCCGGATAAAGGATTTCGAGATGATTGAGACCCTGCACTCATTAGGGATTGAGAAAGTTATTTGTATTCCGGATAAAAGTTTAGTTACACCTTTGAAGGCTACGAAAAAAAAGTCTGCACTACGTCCGGCCAGTTCTCAGCTGGCTTCGGCTCCAGACGCTTTGTTCAAAGAAAAAAAAGCCCGTATGGAAAAGCTGAAGGAGAAGAAAGAGTCCGTCGTTCGTGCGGAGCATAAGTATTCATTATCTGTACGGCAGGTTGAAGACCTCATGTCTTCTATTACTAGAGGGAACATGCAGTTTTATGAGGAAGCAAACACTTTTTCCAAGACTTTGAGCCGTTATTTCTTAAGTGATTCTGAGGCTCTCATGCATGTCTTGAATCTGCAGACAGATAAGAGCGATACGATGTACTACCATTCTATGAATGTCACAGTGTTATCACTGATTTTGGGCAGAACTATAGAGTTGGACGAAGATGAGATGCGCACACTTGCGATTGGGGGGCTCTTTCACGATATAGGTAAGGCCAAGATTGAAAAGAAGATTTTACATAAAAAAGGACAGCTTACAAAATTTGAAGCGGAAGTACTGCGCAAACATCCTTTTTACGGTGTTGATATTCTTTCCGGCTGTGAGGACTATCCTCCTGAGGCAATGGAAATCGTGTATGCCCACCATGAACGTTGCTGCGGAGGGGGATATCCCAGAGGGGTGGAAAGAGGCGAAATCGGAAAGTTGGCCAAAATTCTGGCTATTGCCGATTTTTACGATTGCCTCATAAATAAGCATGATCCGGCTTCTTCACTGACTCCTTATCAGGCTTTGTCATATATGTTTTCCAAGAGAGCCACTTATTTCGAACCGGATTACTTGTCTGCGTTTATACAATGTATGGGCATTTATCCTCCCGGAACAGTTGTAGTTCTCAATGATGAGATGGTCGGGATGGTGATTTCCGTAAATCTATCAAAGCCTTTATTGCCCAGTATTGTCATATATGATCCTGAAATACCGAAGAAAGAAGCTCTTATTCTCGACTTGGAAGAGGAGCCCGAATACTCAATTACCAATTCGATTAATCCAGTCAAGCTTGCGCCTGAAGTCTTCGATTACTTATCGCCTCGAAGCAGGATGATTTATTTTGTGGACCCCGAATTCTCCCCGCGGAAGAAGAAATAA
- a CDS encoding TIGR00730 family Rossman fold protein yields MKSICIFLGANPGNDPKYAQAARNMGRELAQRGLTTVYGGSRTGLMGILAESALEAGGKVIGVIPESLYKIEIAHTNLTELHVADSMHERKALMADLSDGFIAMPGGIGTMDEIFEIFTWAQLGFHSKPCGLLNVDGYYDKLLSFLDGVVEEGFLKDMHREKLLTAETPDMLIDSFATYEPPSGSKWVEKVNVTQGKRQ; encoded by the coding sequence GTGAAAAGCATCTGCATCTTCCTCGGTGCCAATCCCGGCAACGATCCTAAATACGCACAAGCGGCCCGCAACATGGGCCGGGAACTGGCCCAACGAGGCCTTACCACTGTCTACGGAGGCTCTCGCACCGGACTGATGGGCATTCTTGCTGAAAGCGCACTGGAAGCAGGTGGCAAAGTTATCGGGGTAATCCCGGAAAGCCTCTATAAAATTGAAATTGCCCACACCAACCTTACAGAGCTGCATGTTGCCGACTCCATGCACGAACGCAAAGCCCTCATGGCCGATCTTTCCGACGGTTTTATTGCCATGCCCGGAGGAATCGGGACCATGGACGAAATATTCGAGATATTCACATGGGCTCAACTCGGCTTCCATTCCAAACCGTGCGGCCTGCTCAATGTAGACGGCTACTACGACAAACTGCTCAGTTTTCTGGACGGAGTGGTTGAGGAAGGCTTTTTAAAAGACATGCACCGGGAAAAGCTGCTAACCGCCGAAACACCGGATATGCTGATTGATTCCTTCGCCACATATGAACCGCCCAGCGGATCAAAGTGGGTGGAAAAAGTGAACGTCACCCAAGGCAAAAGACAATAA
- a CDS encoding SpoIIE family protein phosphatase, with protein sequence MKIRWKMLIILLTFSLTPLFVLKTHGLNSLKELGADLQTQTRVTLLERATHNLADQAKGAAVMIDLEGRLYQSTLKSIQGEAELRLNDNDIPPQIKAPYITTLHESFNKPELINDPAYKKKALMGKGMNRKGDHNMMAAVQRGDLIDLPITLNHISFWLSGELSPQEAKSSINRIAPLLDDFKSCASSLERLILWQEIILENGLVATYPGHNSFPGKYDPRTHPWYKEVKEKGEVSWTIPSTDAATKTLCDRLTAPLYGKDGQFIGVASLVIPIGESLNKALVSADTQKAKVMLVTSLHRDETHQDSLLVLGKIGDDQVEKEFLPMHSRFWQAPPEREWLTEDNPEFKTLIKDVTDKNSGVLHMNDNGVPSLWTYSPVNTALSILIITPVHEFTAEADEAEQYVHESIANQLEGTSLIALSVIISIAIVAYFVSQGLSNPIRKLSEAMIKVGEGDWDARADFHSKDELGDLAQNFNDMVPQLREHSKIRQALSLADEAQQSLFPKAPPDIENVDIGARCTFSEQTGGDYYDFVGCATCGPKTFATVIGDVSGHGVSAALLMTSARAYMRALSGRGKTLVEAATEVNRLITKDCAQTGHFMTMFMAICNAEKRTVNWIRAGHDPGLVYSPDTDTFDQLLGEGLALGVDESYPYREYLTQMNQGQILVLYTDGIWEAHSPAGNQFGKDRMQQVIRDNCHKSSQEIADIILIEVESHRKGLPLEDDCTIIVVKFL encoded by the coding sequence CACCCATAACCTTGCCGATCAGGCCAAGGGCGCTGCGGTCATGATTGATCTGGAGGGAAGACTCTATCAATCCACCCTGAAAAGCATTCAGGGGGAAGCGGAGTTGCGGCTAAATGACAATGACATTCCACCACAGATAAAAGCCCCATATATAACCACCCTACATGAAAGTTTCAATAAACCGGAACTTATCAATGACCCGGCCTACAAAAAAAAGGCGCTGATGGGCAAGGGAATGAACCGCAAGGGTGACCACAACATGATGGCTGCCGTCCAGCGCGGAGACCTGATTGACCTGCCCATAACACTCAACCACATTTCATTCTGGCTGTCCGGAGAGTTGAGCCCTCAAGAAGCCAAATCGTCCATCAACAGGATTGCCCCGCTGCTGGACGATTTTAAATCATGCGCATCATCCTTGGAGAGACTGATTCTCTGGCAGGAAATTATTCTTGAAAACGGACTTGTCGCTACATACCCGGGACACAACTCTTTCCCAGGCAAATACGATCCCAGAACTCACCCTTGGTACAAAGAGGTCAAAGAGAAAGGAGAAGTAAGCTGGACCATCCCATCCACGGATGCTGCAACAAAGACACTCTGCGACAGATTAACAGCTCCGCTTTACGGAAAGGACGGTCAGTTTATCGGAGTCGCTTCACTGGTAATTCCTATCGGCGAAAGCCTAAACAAAGCCCTTGTCTCAGCCGACACACAAAAAGCAAAAGTGATGCTCGTTACTAGCCTCCATCGCGATGAGACCCACCAAGACTCATTGCTGGTGCTTGGTAAAATAGGTGATGATCAAGTTGAAAAAGAATTCCTCCCAATGCATAGCCGTTTCTGGCAGGCCCCACCTGAGCGGGAATGGCTTACCGAAGACAATCCTGAATTCAAAACCCTGATCAAGGATGTTACAGATAAAAATTCAGGGGTTCTGCACATGAACGACAATGGGGTTCCATCCTTATGGACGTACAGTCCCGTTAATACGGCTCTATCCATTCTGATCATTACCCCGGTTCATGAATTCACAGCTGAAGCGGACGAAGCAGAGCAATACGTCCACGAAAGCATAGCCAATCAACTGGAAGGCACCTCACTGATTGCATTATCGGTTATCATATCCATCGCTATCGTGGCATATTTTGTTTCCCAAGGACTATCCAACCCCATTCGAAAGCTTTCTGAAGCAATGATTAAGGTAGGAGAAGGCGACTGGGATGCCCGGGCGGATTTCCACTCCAAAGATGAACTGGGGGACCTTGCACAGAATTTTAACGACATGGTCCCGCAGCTACGTGAACATTCCAAAATCAGACAGGCCCTCAGCCTAGCCGATGAGGCCCAGCAATCCCTTTTCCCGAAGGCTCCGCCGGACATCGAAAATGTTGATATCGGAGCACGCTGCACCTTCTCCGAACAGACGGGGGGTGATTACTACGATTTTGTCGGCTGTGCCACCTGCGGACCGAAGACATTTGCCACCGTTATCGGAGATGTCTCCGGACACGGCGTCAGCGCGGCCCTGCTTATGACCAGTGCCCGTGCATACATGCGGGCCCTTTCAGGACGCGGAAAAACACTTGTGGAGGCGGCCACTGAAGTTAACCGGCTCATAACCAAGGATTGTGCCCAGACAGGCCATTTCATGACCATGTTCATGGCTATCTGCAATGCAGAAAAAAGGACAGTAAACTGGATCAGGGCCGGACATGACCCCGGACTGGTATATTCTCCCGACACCGACACCTTTGACCAGCTTCTGGGAGAAGGATTGGCCCTTGGAGTGGATGAAAGCTACCCGTACCGTGAATACCTGACCCAGATGAATCAAGGACAGATTCTTGTTCTTTACACAGACGGCATATGGGAAGCACACAGTCCTGCAGGCAATCAGTTCGGCAAGGACAGGATGCAACAGGTCATCCGGGACAATTGCCATAAATCATCACAGGAAATAGCCGATATCATACTTATTGAAGTCGAGAGTCACCGCAAAGGCCTCCCGCTTGAAGATGATTGCACAATTATAGTGGTTAAATTTTTATGA